One genomic segment of Rivularia sp. PCC 7116 includes these proteins:
- a CDS encoding sensor histidine kinase: MKIFKKFILSSTCFAGLIAILLTGTSLWRNKVTSKISDKLNKSHRVIAISLELKVNLKHEVDALKDDVLINNNKSDVEKYQNQFLANLLRLETLEPNAKEIDDIRRRHAFLVRLSKEIRKQNNTSSDSYLADSQKDFRAINSFANEIELFIRDVTDSAHAKIILVEDEMKEIKYKTELATSAIIVTIVLIFISQFFLIMLPVINSLNKLQKGASAIAAGKLDYRLNIRTKDELEQLADEFNRMTEKLNGSYSEIIEHSGELVKLNRDLRHEVSDRTQAQAELQETLDELKSTQAQLIQTEKMSSLGQMVAGVAHEINNPVSFVYGNINHVNQYIEDILELIELYQQEFSTPGDEIEEKLDDMDLDFVKEDLPKVLNSMKMGATRIREIVVSLRNFSRLDEADMKEVDIHEGIESTLLILQNRLKSKPNRTGIEIIREYNQLPNVECYPGQLNQTFMNIINNAIDVLEEGRDKKDIQNPQICIQTELIDRQTVAVRIADNGMGMSEEVKNKLFDPFFTTKPVGKGTGLGLSITYQIIVEKHEGKLHCSSELGKGTEFIIEIPLSQQINRNGDTREEGEKIIEDKELRVVS; this comes from the coding sequence ATGAAAATTTTTAAAAAATTTATCCTTTCTTCTACTTGCTTTGCAGGATTAATCGCCATCCTCTTAACAGGGACTTCTTTATGGCGAAATAAAGTTACAAGCAAAATTAGTGATAAACTCAACAAATCCCATAGAGTTATTGCAATTTCTTTAGAATTAAAAGTAAATTTAAAACATGAAGTGGATGCTTTAAAAGATGACGTATTAATCAATAACAACAAGTCAGATGTAGAAAAATATCAAAATCAATTTTTAGCAAACCTACTTCGACTAGAGACTTTAGAGCCAAATGCCAAAGAAATAGACGATATTCGTCGTCGTCACGCGTTTTTAGTACGCTTAAGTAAGGAAATTAGAAAACAAAATAATACCTCATCCGATTCATATTTAGCTGATTCCCAAAAGGATTTTAGAGCAATAAACTCTTTTGCTAATGAGATTGAGTTATTTATACGTGATGTCACAGATAGCGCTCACGCAAAAATCATTCTAGTTGAAGATGAGATGAAAGAAATTAAGTACAAGACTGAACTCGCAACCTCTGCGATTATAGTAACAATTGTGCTGATTTTTATTAGTCAATTTTTCTTGATTATGCTTCCAGTCATTAACTCTTTGAATAAATTACAAAAGGGAGCATCGGCAATTGCTGCGGGTAAGCTTGATTACCGGCTGAATATACGTACAAAAGATGAATTAGAGCAACTAGCTGATGAATTCAACCGCATGACGGAAAAATTAAATGGATCGTACAGCGAAATTATTGAACATAGCGGGGAGTTAGTCAAACTCAATCGAGATCTTAGACACGAAGTTAGCGATCGCACTCAAGCGCAAGCTGAGTTACAAGAAACCCTAGATGAACTAAAAAGTACTCAAGCACAGCTAATTCAAACCGAAAAAATGTCGAGCTTGGGTCAAATGGTAGCCGGAGTTGCCCACGAAATCAATAATCCTGTTAGTTTCGTTTACGGCAACATTAATCACGTAAACCAGTATATAGAAGATATTTTAGAATTAATTGAACTTTATCAACAAGAATTTTCCACTCCCGGAGATGAAATAGAAGAAAAACTTGACGATATGGACTTGGACTTTGTAAAAGAAGATTTACCTAAAGTATTAAATTCAATGAAAATGGGAGCAACCCGCATTCGGGAAATAGTTGTATCTTTACGTAACTTCTCCCGCTTAGATGAAGCCGATATGAAAGAAGTTGATATTCATGAAGGTATCGAAAGCACTTTATTAATTTTACAAAATCGTCTCAAATCGAAACCGAATCGTACCGGTATCGAAATTATCAGAGAGTATAATCAACTGCCCAACGTAGAATGTTATCCCGGACAATTAAATCAAACATTTATGAATATTATTAATAATGCAATAGATGTTTTAGAGGAAGGAAGAGATAAAAAAGATATACAAAATCCTCAAATTTGCATTCAGACGGAATTGATTGATCGTCAAACAGTAGCAGTCAGGATTGCAGATAACGGCATGGGAATGAGCGAGGAAGTCAAAAACAAACTCTTTGACCCATTTTTTACTACCAAGCCCGTAGGAAAAGGAACCGGATTGGGCTTATCAATTACTTATCAAATAATAGTTGAGAAACATGAAGGTAAACTTCATTGCAGTTCAGAACTTGGTAAGGGCACTGAATTCATCATCGAGATTCCCCTATCTCAACAAATAAATAGAAATGGAGATACAAGGGAAGAAGGAGAAAAAATTATCGAGGATAAGGAATTAAGGGTTGTGAGTTAG